The DNA window CTGGAAACACTCGTGATTGAGAAGGGCGCCATGATCGGCGGGTCGACCGCCATGTCAGGCGGTGTGCTGTGGCTGCCGAACAATCCGCTTATGCAGGAGGAGGGCGTCCCGGACTCCCTCGAGGAAGGGCTGAGCTACTTCGAGAGTGTGGTTGGTGACATCGGCCCCGCCTCCTCACCGGCACGCCGTCGCGCCTACATCGAAGAGGGTGTGGAGATGGTCCGCTTCCTGCGGGACCGCGGGCTCAACTTTGTTCGCTGCGAGGGGTATTCCGACTATTACGCCGGGGTGCGCGGCGTGCGGGACGGCAAAGCACGCGGCCGCTCGATTGAACCCACCGTCATCGACACGCACGAACTCGGCCCGTGGTCGGCCAAGCTGATGCCGGGCATATCCGTCGCACTCAAGATCGTGGTGATGACCGGCGAGTCGGCGACGCTGCAGCTGATCAAGCGCTCTCCCCGAGCGGTGCGCGCCGCGCTGCGCGTCGGGCGCCGCACCGCCACGGGGCGACTACGCGGGGAGCAGCGGGTCGCTAACGGCGCCTCCCTCGTCGCGCAAACTCTGAAAGCCGCTCTTGCCGAGGAGGTTTCGGTCTGGACCGACACCGGATTGACCGATCTGGTCATGGACGACGGGCGGGTCACTGGTGTTGCCGCGACACGCCACGGCCGGCCGGTGCGGATCCGCGCGCGGCACGCCGTGCTGCTTGCCTCCGGCGGCTTCGCCCGCAACCCGCAGATGCGCGCCATCTGGTCCAAGCAGCCCAACACCGGCGCGTGGACAAGCGCCAACCCGGGCGATACCGGCGAGGTGATCCAGGCTGCCATGGCGCACGGGGCCGCCGTCGACCTGATGGACGACGCGTGGTGGATCCCGTCCTCGGTCCAGCCGGACGGCCGACCGTCACCGCACAATCCCGAGCGCAGCAAGCCCGGCTCCATCATCGTCAACCGGGCCGGCAAGCGGTACTTCAACGAGGCCGTGGCCTACATGGAGGCCGGCCAGCGCA is part of the Mycobacterium mantenii genome and encodes:
- a CDS encoding FAD-binding protein; translation: MPDWDYTTDVIVVGSGGGLCGAVTAAAHGLETLVIEKGAMIGGSTAMSGGVLWLPNNPLMQEEGVPDSLEEGLSYFESVVGDIGPASSPARRRAYIEEGVEMVRFLRDRGLNFVRCEGYSDYYAGVRGVRDGKARGRSIEPTVIDTHELGPWSAKLMPGISVALKIVVMTGESATLQLIKRSPRAVRAALRVGRRTATGRLRGEQRVANGASLVAQTLKAALAEEVSVWTDTGLTDLVMDDGRVTGVAATRHGRPVRIRARHAVLLASGGFARNPQMRAIWSKQPNTGAWTSANPGDTGEVIQAAMAHGAAVDLMDDAWWIPSSVQPDGRPSPHNPERSKPGSIIVNRAGKRYFNEAVAYMEAGQRMYEHGAVPSYLVMDSRYFRRYLFGFRPRLPKEWLRNGYMKSGQTLEDLARACGIDTAGLTATVQRFNGFARTGVDEDFHRGEGAHERYQGDSTHQPNPSLGPLDSPPYYAVEIFPGDVGTSGGLLCDEYARVLNTAGEPIPGLYAAGNCTASVMGRKYPGAGASIGASFVFSYIAMKHAAAQTIQRSAVAKGGMT